Within Desulfocurvus vexinensis DSM 17965, the genomic segment TGCTGCTGCACGGCGAACTCCACGATGAGAATGGCGTTCTTGGAAGCCAGGCCGACCAGGGTCACCAGGGCGATCTGCAGGTAGGTGTCGTTGGACAGCCCGCGCAGCAGGGTGGCCCCGGCGGCGCCGAACAGCGCGAAGGGCACCACCAGGATCACCGCCAGGGGCAGGGTCCAGCGCTCGTACTGCGCCGCCAGGATCAGGAAGACCATCAGCAGGCCGAGCAGCAGCACGGTGAGCGAGGTGCCGCCCGTAGCGCGCTCCTGGTAGGCCGAGCCGGTCCAGGCCAGGTGGTAGGTCTCGGGCAGCTCGGCGCGGGTGACCTCCTCCAGGGCGTCCATGGCCTGGCCGGAGCTGTAGCCCGGGGCCGGGCTGGCCATGACCTTGGCCGCCGGGAACACGTTGAAGCGCTCCACCACCTCGGGGCCGGTGGTGCGCTCCACCGTGGCCAGCACCGTCAGGGGGATCATCCGGCCCGTGTCCGAGCGTACGTACACGTCGGCGAGGTCATCGGGGTTGTCGCGGAACTCCCCGCGCGACTGGAGCTGGACCTTGAAGGTCCGGCCCATGCGGTTGAAGTCGTTGATGTAGTAGGCGCCGAAGGTGGCCTGCATGGTCTCGAACACGCGGTCGATGGGCACGCCCATGGCCCGGGCGCGGTCACGGTCGAGCACCACGTTGATCTGCGGCGCGTTGACGCTGAACATGGCCTGCACGCTGCCCAGCTCGGGGCGGGTGCGGGCCTTGGCCACCAGCTCGTTGACCCGCGCGGCCAGCTCGGTCAGGCTGTTGCCGCCGCGGTCCTGCACGTAGCCCTCCACGCCGCCGGTGTTGCTCATGCCCATGATGGGCGGCAGGTTGAAGGCCAGCACGAAGGCGTCGGTGATGGAGGCGCCCGCGCCGAAGGTCATGCCGATGACTTGGTCCACCGTGGGGCCTTTCTTGCGCTCGTCCCAGGGGGCGAGGGTCACGAAGGCCGTGCCGGTGTTGGTCTTCATGGCGCCGGAGAGCAGGTCCAGCCCGGTCAGGGTCATGATGCCGTCCACCCCGGGGGCCTTGAGCATCGTGCCGGCCAGGGCGTCCATGGCGGCCTCGGTGCGCGAGAGCGAGGCGCCCTCGGGCAGCATGGTTACGGACAGGATGTTGCCCTTGTCCTCCTCGGGCACCAGGGCGTGGGGCAGGGCGGCGAACATGCGCCAGGACACCACGCACAGCACGGCGAAGAGGGCGAAGGCCAGCAGCGAGCGCTTGAGCAGCAGGCGCACGCCCGCCGTGTAGCCCGCCGTGAGCCGCGTGAAGAAGCGCTCGAAGAGCAAAAGCGGCAGGATGGGCTGGCGGTGCTCGTTTTTCAGCAAAAGCGCGCACAGGGCCGGGGTCAGGGTCAGGGCCACGATGCCCGAGATGATCACCGACACGGCGATGGTCACCGCGAACTGGCGGTACATCTCGCCCGACAGCCCGCCCATGAAGGCCACGGGAATGAACACCGAGCACAGCACCAGCACGATGGCCACCACCGCGCCGCTGACCTCGCCCATGGCCTTGATGGTCGCTTCCTTGGGCGGCAGGAACTCGGTTTTCATCACCCGTTCCACGTTCTCGATGACCACGATGGCGTCGTCCACCACGATGCCGATGGCCAGCACCAGGCCGAACAGGGTCAGGGTGTTGATGCTGAAGCCCAGGGCGTACATGCCCGCGAAGGTGCCGATGATGGACACCGGCACGGCCAGCAGCGGGATGAGGGTCGCCCGCCAGTTGTGCAGGAAGATGAAGATGATCAGCGACACCAGCAGGAAGGCTTCGATGAGCGTCTGCTGCACCTCCTGCACCGAGATGCGCACGAAGGTCGTGGTGTTGTAGGGCACGGAGTAGCCGATGCCGTCGGGGAACTGGGCCGAGAGGCGCTCCATGGCGGCGATGACGCGGTCGGCGGTTTCCAGGGCGTTGGCGCCCGGGGCGAGGTAGACGCCCATGGCCGCCGCGGCCTTGCCGTCGCGCTTGCTGACCATGTTGTAGCTCTGGGCGCCGAGTTCGACCTCGGCCACATCGCGCAGGCGCAGGAAGCTGCCGTCCTCGTTGGCACGCAGGATGATGTCCGCGAACTGTTCGGGGTCCACCATGCGGCCCTGGGTGGTCACGGTGTAGGTCATCTCCACCGGGGCATCCAGGGGCTCGCTGCCGATGGACCCGGCGGCGAACTGGGCGTTCTGCTCGCCCACGGCGGCGGCCACATCCGAGGGCGTGAGGCCCATGGCGGCCAGCTTGTCGGGGCGCAGCCAGATGCGGATGGAGTAGTCGCGCGAGCCGAAGACCATGGCGTCGCCCACGCCGGGGATGCGCTTGAGCTCATCGATGACGTTGACCAGGGCGTAGTTGCTGACGTCCACCGCGTCGTAGCGCCCGTCGCCGGACTCCATGGCCAGGACCATGAGCATGCTCGACGACTTCTTGCTCACGGTGACGCCCTGGCGGCGGACCTCCTCGGGCAGGGACGACTCGGCGGCCTGCACGCGGTTGTTGACGTTGATGGTGTTCTGGTCGGGGTCGGTGCCGACCTCGAAGCTCACGGTGATGGTCAGGCTGCCGTCGCCCGCGCTCACCGAGCGCATGTAGAGCATGTTGTCCACGCCGTTGATCTTCTGCTCCAGGGGCGCGGCCACGGTCTGGGCGATGGTCTCGGCGCTGGCGCCCGGGTAGCGGGCCGACACCTGCACCTCGGGCGGCACGATGTCGGGGAACTCCGCGATGGGCAGGACGCGCAGGGACAGGGCGCCCGCCAGGACGATGAACAGCGAGACGACCGTCGCGAAGATCGGCCTGTTGATGAAAAAGCGCGAGAACATCAGCCGTTGCCCTGCCCGTTGTTGGCGCCGGGGGCCGCGGGGGTCTCGTCGATGACGGCGACCTTGGCCCCGGGGCGGACCTTGATCACGCCCTCGGCCACGATGGTCTGCCCGGCGCTGAGCCCGCCCTCGACCACGAAGCTGTCGCCCACGGCGCGGCCCAGGGCCACGGGCACGGGCGAGGCGGCGTTTTCGGCGTCGAGCACATAGACCAGGGGCGCGTCCTTGGTAAAGAGCACCGCGCGCTGGGGCACGAGCAGCACGTCCTTGAGCACCATGCCCTCGACCATGACCCGCGCGTAGCCCCCGGGCAGCACGAGCCCGTCGGGGTTGGGCAGGGTGGCGCGGAAGCTCACGGTGCCGGTCTGCGGGTCTTCGCGGCTGTCGGCGAAGCCGATGCGCCCGGTGTGCTCGTAGATGCTGCCGTCGGAGAGCTTCAGGCGCACGGTCATGCCGCCCTCGGGCACGGCCAGCCGGCCCTCGGCCTCCAGGCGCTTGTCGCGCAGCACCTGGCTGCCGGGCACGGAGAAGTTCACGTACAGTGGGTCCACCTGGGTGATGGTGGTCAGCAGGCTGTTGCCGCCCACGCTGACCAGGCTGCCCTCGGACATGGACTCCTTGCTGGTCACGCCCGAGATGGGCGCGCGGACCTCGGTGCGGCCCAGGGTGATGGACGTCTCGCGCACGGCGGCCTCGGCGGCCTCCACGGCGGCGCTGGCCTGGTCGAAGGCGGTCACGGCGTCGTCGCGCTCCTGGGCGCTGACCACGCCCTGGGCGAACAGGGCCTCGGTGCGCTCGCGGTCCACCTGGGCCAGCTCCATGGTCGCGCGCAGGCGCTTGAGCTCGCCCCGGGCCTGCTCGTTGCTGGCGCTGGCGGAGTCGGGCTCGATGCGGAAGAGCAGGTCGCCCTTGCGCACGTAGGCGCCCTCCACATAGGTGCGCTCCAGCAGGATGCCGCCCACCTGGGCATGGACCTCGACATCGCGCGAGCCGGTGATCTGGGCGGCGAATTCGCTGGTCAGGGGCAGGTCGGCGCTGGCCAGGGTCAGGGCGCGGACCCGGGGCGCGGGCGGGGCGGACGCTGCACCCGCCTGGGGCTTGTCGCCGCAGCCAGCCAGGGCGGCGGCCAGGGCGATGGTGAGCAGCAGGGCGGACAGGCGCCGGAGCGCCGGGGAAGCAATGCGCGGCATGGACGGTGACTCCTCTGCGGGGAAGGTTCTCTCGCACGCAAATAGTTAGCGTGCTATTTGATAGGGGTGCAGGTAATCTCTTTTGCGAGCCCTGGCAAGGGGGGAGCGGGGGCTTTTGCCCTGCTGGAACAAGGCAACTAGCTGGAGAGGTTGGAAATATTTTTTGAGGACCTGGCGGTCAGGACCCGGCGGAGCGCAGGGGGTGGCTCTGGCCGCCGTAGAGCACGCGCGTCAGCTCGCCCCCGGGGCCGAACACGGCGGTGATGACGAAGGGCGTCTGCCTGCGGCCCGCCAGCAGGCGCATGGGCGGGGCCGTGGAGTGGAAGCGCACGTCGGAGAAGTGCACGGCGCGTTCGGCGCCCGGGTCCGGCGAGGCGGGGGCGGGCTCCATGGCCGGGTGGCGGGCGAACCAGGCCCAGGTGGCGAACACCGGGGCCTCGCGGGTCAGCCGCTCCAGCAGGGCCGGGTCGGCGCGGGTGAAGGCGTCGAACTCCAGGGGGCGGCTGGCGGCGGGCAGGGCGGTGGTCGTGCCCACCAGCAGCCGGTCGCCGTCCTGCACGGTGACCTTCCAGTAGATGGGCGTCAGGGCGTCGGGGGCGACCTCGAAGGGGCGGCCCTCCAGGCCCTGGGCCGCCAGCACCCCGGGCACGGCTGCGGCCACGGCGGCGCGCACGCCGTGGCAGGCCAGGGGGTAGGCCACCAGCAGCGCGAGCCCGGCCACGGCCAGGCGCCGCCCCGGCTCGCCCCGGGCCCCCCTGCGCAGGGAGAGGCCGAACAGGGCCAGGGCCCCCAGGGTCAGGAAGGGGTCGATGATGAACACGCTGCCCCAGGCAAAGCGCGTGTCGTCAAAGGGCGCCAGGAGCTGGGTGCCGTAGGTGGTGATCACGTCCAGCCACAGGTGCAGCCCCAGCAGGGCCAGGGCCAGCAGGAAGGTCTTAAGCGGCGCGAAGGCCCTGCCGAAAAGTCGGAAGACCCCGGTGAGCAGCAGCGCCTGGACCACGATGCCCGCCAGGGAGTGGGTCACGCCGCGGTGGTGGCGCAGGTAGGCCTCGGGGCCCAGGCCCACGAAGTTGTCGATGTCGGGCAGCCAGGCGGCCAGCACGCACAGGGCGTAGGCCGCGCGGGTGCCCAGGCGGTCCGCCGCGGCGCGCCCGGCCAGCGCGCCGGAGACGATGTGTGTTACCGGATCCATGGCCGGGGTGTATCCCACCCGGCGGGGCCGTGGCAAGACGGCCCGGCGGCGGGCCCCGGGCGTCCTTGACCAGGAGGCGGCGATATGTTCATGAATGCACCTTTGCGGTGGAGGTTTTCGACCATGATGCACAAGGTGCTGGACATGGCGGGCGGCCCGTGCCGGGCCCTGGACGCCGTGATCTTCGACTTCGGCGGCGTGCTGGCCGAGGAGGGCTTCTTCGAGGGCTTCCGGGCCATCGCCGCGCGCCACGGCATGGACCCCGGCGGGCTGGCCGAGACGGCGGTGGACGTGGTGCGCCGGGGCGGCTACGTGGAGGGCCGGGTCAGCGAGGCCGAGTTCTGGGAGGAACTGCGCGCGCGCACGGGCATCGCCGAGCCCGACGCCGCCCTGCGCCGCGAGCTGCTCTCGCGCTTCGTGCCGCGCGACTTCATGTTCACCCGGGTGGACAAGCTGCGTGGCGCCGGGTACAAGGTGGCCATCCTGAGCGACCAGACCAACTGGCTTGAGGAACTGGACGCCGCCCACGGCTTCTACCGCCGCTTCGACCTGGTGCTCAACAGCTACCGCCTGGGCAAGACCAAGAAGGACCCCACGCTGTTCGACGACGTGGTGGCCGCCCTGGGGGTGGAGCCGGGCCGGGCGCTGTTCATCGACGATTTCGAGGGCCACATCCGCCGCGCCCGCGAGCGGGGGCTGCTGGCCATCCACTACACGGGCCGCCAGGATTTCGAGCGTCAGTTCAGGAAATTCTGCCCCGGCCTGGAGGGCTGAGATGAAAAGACCGTCCGTCGGCATCACCCCGGAAGGCATTCCCGCCATAGGCCTCGCGGCCTTCTTCACCCTGGTCCTGGCCATCCTGGACTGCGTGACCGGCACGGCCATCGGCCTGGCGCTCACGGCTTTTGCCGTGAATTTTTTCCGCGACCCCGAGCGCTACCCCTCGCCCGAGCCGGGCGTGGCCGTGTCGCCCGCCGACGGCAAGGTGGTCAAGGCCGGGCTTGCGCGCGACCCCTTCACCGGGCAGGAACGCAAGGTCGTGTGCATCTTCATGAACGTCTTTGACGTGCACGTGAACCGCATGCCCGTGGCGGGCACGGTGGAGCGCCTGAAATACCACCCCGGCAAGTTCCTGAACGCCAGCCTGGACAAGGCCAGCGAGGACAACGAGCGCATGTCCCTGGACATCCGCGGCGCCGAGGGCGGCCAGTGGAGCGTGGTGCAGATCGCGGGGCTCATCGCCCGGCGCATCGTCTGCCGCGTGGAGCCCGGCGACACCCTGGGCCGGGGCGAGCGCTTCGGGATGATCAAGTTCGGCTCCAGGGTTGACCTTTACCTGCCCGATGCCTATGACATAGCAGTGCACGTCGGGGAACGGGTCCTCGCCGGGCAGACCATCATCGCCCGCCGCAAGGGCGGGCGCACGCAAGAGTGACGCGGACCATGAACGAGCCCAAGGACAGACCGTTCCATAAGGGTGTCTACATCCTGCCGAACATGCTCACCACGGCGAGCCTGTTCTCCGGGTTTTTGGGCATCATGTGGGCCATCCAGGGCCAGTTCGAGGCCTGCGCGCTGGCCATCCTGGTCAGCGCCCTGTTCGACGGCATGGACGGCAAGGTCGCCCGGCTCACCGGCTCCACCAGCGAATTCGGCGTACAGTACGACTCCCTGGCCGATCTGGTGGCCTTCGGCGTGACCCCAGCCATCATGATGTACCAGTGGCAGCTGCACGCCTACGGGCGGCTGGGGCTCATGGCCGCCTTCCTGCTGGTGGTCTGCGGGGCGCTGCGGCTGGCGCGCTTCAACGTCAACTCCTCCACCTCGTCCAAGAAGCATTTCATCGGCCTGCCCATCCCGGCCCAGGGCTGCGTCATGGCCACCCTGGTGCTCTTCGAGCCCTTCGCCCCCGGGTTCGTTGCCACGCATCTGCCCGAGGCGGCCCTGGTCCTGGCCTACGGCCTGTCCTTCCTCATGGTCAGCCGCGTGCGCTACGCCGCCTTCAAGGAATACGATTTCGTCAAGGCCCACCCGTTCAGCAGCATGGTCACCGTGATCCTGCTCTTCGTGCTGGTCGCCTCGCAGCCCAAGGCCCTGGGCTTCCTGATCCTGTTCGGCTACGTGCTCTCCGGGCCTATCCACACTTACTATCTGCTCCTACGCCGCCCCCATATCCTACGGGAGCGGACTCGCACGCACTCGTAGCGCCACGGCGCACCTCCTTCCCCTCGGTCCACCACCAGGGCGGCGCGCGCCGGGCGCGGCGCCCGGAACGCCTGTTTTCCCTCCGGGTGCCACCGGCAGATTCCCGACATCGCCACCACCACCAGCGGCGCGCCGCCGGGCCCCGCCCGGGCCGCCCGCCGCAAGGCACATCAAGGAGATACCCATGTCCGACCGCGTCTATTTCTTCGACACCACGTTGCGCGACGGCGAACAGTCCCCGGGCTGCACCATGAACCTGCGCGAGAAGGTCCGCCTGGCGCGCCAGCTCGACACCCTGGGCGTGGACATCATCGAGGCCGGGTTCCCGGCGGCCAGCGAGGGCGATTTCGAGTCCGTGCGGGCCATCGCGGACGCCGTGGAGCGCGCCCAGGTGGCCGGGCTGGCCCGGGCCCTGCCCCAGGACATCGACCGCGCCTTCGACGCCGTGCGCGGCGCGCGCAACCCGCGCATCCACACCTTCATCGCCACCAGCCCGCTGCACATGAAGCACAAGCTGGGCAAGGCCCCGGACCAGGTGCTGGCCATGGCCGAGCGCGCCGTGCGCCACGCCGCGAGCCTCACGCCCAACGTGGAGTTCTCCGCCGAGGACGCCTCGCGCTCCGAGCGGCCCTTCCTGGCCGAGATCTGCCAGCTGGCCATCGAATGCGGCGCCCGGGTCATCAACATTCCCGACACCGTGGGCTACGCCCAGCCCGGCGAATTCGCCGAGCTGATCGCCTTCCTCATGGAAACGGTGCCCAATGCCTCGCAGGCCGTGTTCTCCGTGCATTGCCACAACGACCTCGGGCTGGCCGTGGCCAACACCCTGGCCGCCGTGCGCGCCGGGGCGCGCCAGGTGGAGGTCACCCTCTCGGGTATCGGCGAGCGCGCGGGCAACGCGGCCCTGGAGGAGGTGGTCATGAACATGCGCACCCGGCCCGCGTACTACCCCGTGAGCCACGGCATCATCACCGAGCAGCTCTTCCCGGCCAACCGCATGCTCTCGCGCATCATCGGCCGGCCCATCCCGGCCACCAAGGCCGTGGTCGGCGACAACGCCTTCGCCCACGAGTCGGGCATCCACCAGGACGGCGTGCTCAAGCACCGCGAGACCTACGAGATCATGACCCCCGAGAGCGTCGGGCGCTCGGGCACGGACATGGTCATGGGCAAGCATTCGGGCCGCCACGCCGTGAAATCCAAGGTCGAGGCCATGGGCTTCCGGCTGTCCGACGCCGAGGTGGACGTGGTTGCGGGCGCCGTCAAGAGGCTGGCGGACATCAAGAAAAAGATATACGACGAGGACGTCGAGGCCATCGTGCTCGAAGAGGTCTTCCGCATCCCCGACAAGTACCGCCTCAAGCACCTGCACATCCAGTCCGGCACCATCAGCGTGCCGCCCACGGCGGCGGTGATCATGGAAGTGGACGGGCAGGAGCGGAAGCTCGCGACCTTCGGCGTGGGCCCGGTGGACGCGGTGTTCAACACCATTGCCGAGATCATCGGCAAGCGGCCCACCCTGGAGCAGTACCTCGTCAACGCCATCACCGACGGCACCGACGCCCAGGGCGAAGTGACCGTGAAGATCGAGCACGGCGGCCAGCGCGCCGTGGGCCGCGGCACCGACGCCGACATCATCGTCGCCAGCGCCAAGGCCCTGCTCAACGCCTTGAACCGCCTGGAAAAGAAAAGAGAGGACAAGTAGATGCCCCAGACCCTGGCCCAGAAAATCCTGCAAAACCAATGCGCCGAGGCCGTGGGCGAGGCCGGGAGCATCGCGCGCTGCCGCGTGTCCCTGGTGCTGGCCAACGACATCACCGCGCCCCTGGCCATCAAGAGCTTCGAGGCCATGGGCGCCCGCGCGGTGTTCCACAAGGAGCGGGTCGCCCTGGTCTGCGACCATTTCACGCCCAACAAGGACATCGACTCCGCCGAGCAGGTCAAGGCCGTGCGCGAGTTCGCCCGGCGCATGGGCGTGGTCCACTACTACGAGGGCGGCGATGTGGGCGTGGAGCACGCGCTGCTGCCCGAGCTGGGGCTGGTCGGCCCCGGCGACGTGGTGGTCGGCGCCGACAGCCATACCTGCACCTACGGCGGCCTGGGCGCCTTCGCCACGGGCATGGGCTCCACGGACATCGCTGCGGCCATGGCCCTGGGCGAGACGTGGTTCAAGGTGCCGCCGACCATCCGCGTGCAGATCGACGGCACCCCCGGCGCGTATGTGGGCGGCAAGGACTACATCCTGCGGATCATCGGCGAGATCGGCGTGGCCGGGGCGCTCTACAAGGCCCTGGAATTCGGCGGCGCTGCGGTAGAGGCGCTGACCGTCGAGGGCCGCATGACCATGGCCAACATGGCCATCGAGGCCGGGGGCAAGGTCGGGCTGTTCGAGGCCGACGCCAGGACCCTGGCCTACGCCGCCGCCGCCGGGCGCACGGGCGACGCCGCCCTGGCGCCGGACCCCGGCGCGGCCTACGAGCGCACCGTGCGCCTGGACGTGACGGGCATGGAGCCCCAGGTGGCCTGCCCGCACCTGCCCGAGAACGTGCGCCCCGTGTCCGAGGTGCGCGGCGTGGCCGTCCATCAGTCGGTCATCGGCTCGTGCACCAACGGGCGCATCGAGGACCTGCGCGAGGCCGCCGCCGTGCTGCGCGGCCGCCGGGTGGCCCGGGGCGTGCGGCTCATCGTGCTGCCCGCCACTCCGCGCATCTGGCGCCAGGCCCTGGCCGAAGGCCTGCTGGAAATCTTCATGGACGCCGGGGCCGTGGTCGGCCCGCCCACCTGCGGGCCGTGCCTGGGCGGGCATATGGGCATCCTGGCCAGTGGCGAGCGGACCATCGCCACCACCAACCGCAACTTCAAGGGGCGCATGGGCAGCCTGGAGTCCGAGGTCTACCTCAGCGGGCCCGCCGTGGCCGCCGCCTCGGCCGTTGTCGGCGCCATCGCCAGCCCGGCGGACCTCTAGGACGGAGACGCGACAATGCAATACACCGGCACCGCCCACGCCGTGGGCGCCAATATCGACACCGATGCCATCATCCCGGCGCGCTTTCTGGTTACCACCGACGAGGCGCAGCTCGGGGCCAACTGCATGGAGGGCCTGGAGGCGGGCTGGGTTGCCCGGGTCCGCCCCGGGGACATCATGGTCGCCGGGCCCAACTTCGGCTGCGGCTCCTCGCGCGAGCACGCGCCCATCGCCATCAAGGGCGCGGGCATCCCCGTGGTCGTGGCCCACAGCTTCGCACGCATCTTCTACCGCAACGGCTTCAACATGGGCCTGGTGCTCATCGAGGTCGGCGACGGCTACGCCCAGCTTGGCGACGGCAGCCGCATCGAGGTGGACACCGACGCGGGGGTGGTCCGCAACCTGGACACCGGGGCCGAGGTCCGCTGCCAGCCCGTGCCGCCGTTCATGCAGCAGATCCTCGACGCCGGGGGCCTGGTGGGCTACGTGGGCCAGCGCCTGGCCGGGGAGGCCCGCTAGCCATGCGCAAGACCATCTGCATCCTGCCCGGCGACGGCATCGGCCCGGAGATCATGGCCCAGGCCCGCAAGGTCCTGGACCGCCTGGGCGCGCGCCAGGGCTGCACGTTCGCCTGCACCGAGGCGCTCATCGGCGGCGCGGCCATCGACGCCACGGGCGGCCCCCTGCCCGGGGACACGGTGGCGGCCTGCAAGGCGGCGGACGCCGTGCTGCTGGGCGCCGTGGGCGGCCCCAAATGGGACACCATCGACCCCGCCATCCGCCCCGAGCGCGGCCTTTTGGGCATCCGCAAGGCCCTGGGCCTGTTCGCCAACCTGCGCCCGGCCAAGCTTTTCCCGCAGCTGCGCCGGGCCTGCTTCCTGCGCCCCGACATCGTGGCCGACGGCCTGGACGTGATGGTCGTGCGCGAGCTGACCGGCGGGGCCTACTTCGGCGAGCCCCGGGGCGTGGAGGTGCGCGACGGCGTGCGCGTGGGCTACAATACCATGATCTACGACGAGCACGAGGTGGCGCGCATCGCGCGGGTGGCCTTCGAGGCCGCCATGCGCCGCTCGCGGCGGCTGTGCTCGGTGGACAAGGCCAACGTCCTCGACGTGTCGCGCCTGTGGCGCGAGGTGGTCATCGAGACCGCCCGCGACTACCCCGAGGTCGCGCTCTCGCACATGTATGTGGACAACGCGGCCATGCAGCTGGTGCGCGACCCCGCGCAGTTCGACGTGCTGGTCACCGAGAACCTGTTCGGCGACATCCTCTCCGACGAGGCCGGGTGCATCACCGGGTCCATCGGCATGCTG encodes:
- a CDS encoding efflux RND transporter permease subunit, with translation MFSRFFINRPIFATVVSLFIVLAGALSLRVLPIAEFPDIVPPEVQVSARYPGASAETIAQTVAAPLEQKINGVDNMLYMRSVSAGDGSLTITVSFEVGTDPDQNTINVNNRVQAAESSLPEEVRRQGVTVSKKSSSMLMVLAMESGDGRYDAVDVSNYALVNVIDELKRIPGVGDAMVFGSRDYSIRIWLRPDKLAAMGLTPSDVAAAVGEQNAQFAAGSIGSEPLDAPVEMTYTVTTQGRMVDPEQFADIILRANEDGSFLRLRDVAEVELGAQSYNMVSKRDGKAAAAMGVYLAPGANALETADRVIAAMERLSAQFPDGIGYSVPYNTTTFVRISVQEVQQTLIEAFLLVSLIIFIFLHNWRATLIPLLAVPVSIIGTFAGMYALGFSINTLTLFGLVLAIGIVVDDAIVVIENVERVMKTEFLPPKEATIKAMGEVSGAVVAIVLVLCSVFIPVAFMGGLSGEMYRQFAVTIAVSVIISGIVALTLTPALCALLLKNEHRQPILPLLLFERFFTRLTAGYTAGVRLLLKRSLLAFALFAVLCVVSWRMFAALPHALVPEEDKGNILSVTMLPEGASLSRTEAAMDALAGTMLKAPGVDGIMTLTGLDLLSGAMKTNTGTAFVTLAPWDERKKGPTVDQVIGMTFGAGASITDAFVLAFNLPPIMGMSNTGGVEGYVQDRGGNSLTELAARVNELVAKARTRPELGSVQAMFSVNAPQINVVLDRDRARAMGVPIDRVFETMQATFGAYYINDFNRMGRTFKVQLQSRGEFRDNPDDLADVYVRSDTGRMIPLTVLATVERTTGPEVVERFNVFPAAKVMASPAPGYSSGQAMDALEEVTRAELPETYHLAWTGSAYQERATGGTSLTVLLLGLLMVFLILAAQYERWTLPLAVILVVPFALFGAAGATLLRGLSNDTYLQIALVTLVGLASKNAILIVEFAVQQHKSGMGIAEAAAKAAELRFRPIVMTSLAFILGCLPLAISSGAGAASRHAIGTGVIGGMLAATFIAPFFIPTFYKTIIGLTERLRRRPKGDG
- the pssA gene encoding CDP-diacylglycerol--serine O-phosphatidyltransferase, whose protein sequence is MNEPKDRPFHKGVYILPNMLTTASLFSGFLGIMWAIQGQFEACALAILVSALFDGMDGKVARLTGSTSEFGVQYDSLADLVAFGVTPAIMMYQWQLHAYGRLGLMAAFLLVVCGALRLARFNVNSSTSSKKHFIGLPIPAQGCVMATLVLFEPFAPGFVATHLPEAALVLAYGLSFLMVSRVRYAAFKEYDFVKAHPFSSMVTVILLFVLVASQPKALGFLILFGYVLSGPIHTYYLLLRRPHILRERTRTHS
- a CDS encoding 2-isopropylmalate synthase; this encodes MSDRVYFFDTTLRDGEQSPGCTMNLREKVRLARQLDTLGVDIIEAGFPAASEGDFESVRAIADAVERAQVAGLARALPQDIDRAFDAVRGARNPRIHTFIATSPLHMKHKLGKAPDQVLAMAERAVRHAASLTPNVEFSAEDASRSERPFLAEICQLAIECGARVINIPDTVGYAQPGEFAELIAFLMETVPNASQAVFSVHCHNDLGLAVANTLAAVRAGARQVEVTLSGIGERAGNAALEEVVMNMRTRPAYYPVSHGIITEQLFPANRMLSRIIGRPIPATKAVVGDNAFAHESGIHQDGVLKHRETYEIMTPESVGRSGTDMVMGKHSGRHAVKSKVEAMGFRLSDAEVDVVAGAVKRLADIKKKIYDEDVEAIVLEEVFRIPDKYRLKHLHIQSGTISVPPTAAVIMEVDGQERKLATFGVGPVDAVFNTIAEIIGKRPTLEQYLVNAITDGTDAQGEVTVKIEHGGQRAVGRGTDADIIVASAKALLNALNRLEKKREDK
- a CDS encoding 3-isopropylmalate dehydratase large subunit, with protein sequence MPQTLAQKILQNQCAEAVGEAGSIARCRVSLVLANDITAPLAIKSFEAMGARAVFHKERVALVCDHFTPNKDIDSAEQVKAVREFARRMGVVHYYEGGDVGVEHALLPELGLVGPGDVVVGADSHTCTYGGLGAFATGMGSTDIAAAMALGETWFKVPPTIRVQIDGTPGAYVGGKDYILRIIGEIGVAGALYKALEFGGAAVEALTVEGRMTMANMAIEAGGKVGLFEADARTLAYAAAAGRTGDAALAPDPGAAYERTVRLDVTGMEPQVACPHLPENVRPVSEVRGVAVHQSVIGSCTNGRIEDLREAAAVLRGRRVARGVRLIVLPATPRIWRQALAEGLLEIFMDAGAVVGPPTCGPCLGGHMGILASGERTIATTNRNFKGRMGSLESEVYLSGPAVAAASAVVGAIASPADL
- a CDS encoding metal-dependent hydrolase; translation: MDPVTHIVSGALAGRAAADRLGTRAAYALCVLAAWLPDIDNFVGLGPEAYLRHHRGVTHSLAGIVVQALLLTGVFRLFGRAFAPLKTFLLALALLGLHLWLDVITTYGTQLLAPFDDTRFAWGSVFIIDPFLTLGALALFGLSLRRGARGEPGRRLAVAGLALLVAYPLACHGVRAAVAAAVPGVLAAQGLEGRPFEVAPDALTPIYWKVTVQDGDRLLVGTTTALPAASRPLEFDAFTRADPALLERLTREAPVFATWAWFARHPAMEPAPASPDPGAERAVHFSDVRFHSTAPPMRLLAGRRQTPFVITAVFGPGGELTRVLYGGQSHPLRSAGS
- a CDS encoding 3-isopropylmalate dehydratase small subunit gives rise to the protein MQYTGTAHAVGANIDTDAIIPARFLVTTDEAQLGANCMEGLEAGWVARVRPGDIMVAGPNFGCGSSREHAPIAIKGAGIPVVVAHSFARIFYRNGFNMGLVLIEVGDGYAQLGDGSRIEVDTDAGVVRNLDTGAEVRCQPVPPFMQQILDAGGLVGYVGQRLAGEAR
- a CDS encoding efflux RND transporter periplasmic adaptor subunit is translated as MPRIASPALRRLSALLLTIALAAALAGCGDKPQAGAASAPPAPRVRALTLASADLPLTSEFAAQITGSRDVEVHAQVGGILLERTYVEGAYVRKGDLLFRIEPDSASASNEQARGELKRLRATMELAQVDRERTEALFAQGVVSAQERDDAVTAFDQASAAVEAAEAAVRETSITLGRTEVRAPISGVTSKESMSEGSLVSVGGNSLLTTITQVDPLYVNFSVPGSQVLRDKRLEAEGRLAVPEGGMTVRLKLSDGSIYEHTGRIGFADSREDPQTGTVSFRATLPNPDGLVLPGGYARVMVEGMVLKDVLLVPQRAVLFTKDAPLVYVLDAENAASPVPVALGRAVGDSFVVEGGLSAGQTIVAEGVIKVRPGAKVAVIDETPAAPGANNGQGNG
- a CDS encoding HAD family hydrolase, with product MMHKVLDMAGGPCRALDAVIFDFGGVLAEEGFFEGFRAIAARHGMDPGGLAETAVDVVRRGGYVEGRVSEAEFWEELRARTGIAEPDAALRRELLSRFVPRDFMFTRVDKLRGAGYKVAILSDQTNWLEELDAAHGFYRRFDLVLNSYRLGKTKKDPTLFDDVVAALGVEPGRALFIDDFEGHIRRARERGLLAIHYTGRQDFERQFRKFCPGLEG
- a CDS encoding phosphatidylserine decarboxylase family protein — translated: MKRPSVGITPEGIPAIGLAAFFTLVLAILDCVTGTAIGLALTAFAVNFFRDPERYPSPEPGVAVSPADGKVVKAGLARDPFTGQERKVVCIFMNVFDVHVNRMPVAGTVERLKYHPGKFLNASLDKASEDNERMSLDIRGAEGGQWSVVQIAGLIARRIVCRVEPGDTLGRGERFGMIKFGSRVDLYLPDAYDIAVHVGERVLAGQTIIARRKGGRTQE